The DNA region GTCGCCGACATGCCAGGCAAGGGTGTCGTGCTGCGTACCGGCTCGCTGGGCGATGTCATGAAGGAATCCGTTGAAGCGGCGCGCACGGTGGTTCGGGCGCGCGCCCAGAAATGGGGCATCCCCAATACGGCTTTCGAGAAGCGCGACCTACACGTGCACTTCCCGGAAGGCGCAACCCCCAAGGACGGGCCTTCGGCAGGCATTGCCATTACGACCGCGATGGTGTCGGCGCTTACCGGTATTCCGGTGCGCGCAGACGTCGCCATGACGGGCGAGATCACGCTGCGAGGCGAGGTCTTGGGTATTGGCGGCCTGAAGGAAAAACTGCTGGCTGCTCATCGTGGCGGCATCAAGACCGTGATGATCCCGGAAGAGAACGTCAAGGACTTGGCCGAGATTCCAGACAACGTGAAAAATCACCTGGAAATCATACCGGTGCGTTGGATAGACCGCGTTCTTGAGGTGGCCTTGCAGAATATGCCTACGCCATTGTCGGACGAAGAAGTCGCCAAGCTGGCGGCTGAAGCGGTCGCTGCGGCAAAGCCGGCCGGCGAATCGGCAGGCGGAGTGATGAAGCACTAAGCTGGTTTGCTTGGGTGCCAGGGGTCCGGCCCTGCAATCATGCATGATTGCAGGGCCGGACCTTTTTTATGGGTCGCGCTTTTGCACAATGGGCACGTGATATTTGGCGCAGGTCAGTTCAGCAAGTATGGCCACCGCGATCTCCGCCGGCGTGCGGGCGCCCAGGTATAGTCCGGTAGGGCCGTGCAGACGTGCTATGTCGGTCGGGGTCAGGTCGAATTCCAGCAGGCGTTCCTTGCGGATCCTGGTATTGCGCCGGCTACCTAGTGCTCCTACATAGAACGCCGCTGACTTTAGTGCTTCGAATAGCGCCATATCATCCAGCTTGGGATCATGGGTAAGGGCGACGATTGCGGTGTGCGGATCGATGTCAAGCTCAAGTATGGTGTCATCGGGCATGCCTCGCCTAAGATCAACACCGGCAAGCGACAGCCCGTCCAGGAATTCTTCGCGAGGGTCGATGATGACCACATCGTAGTCGGCGCCCATGGCGATCTGTGCCACACATTGCGATAGCTCCCCGGCACCAATCAACACCAGCCGCCATCGAGGGCCATAGACCGAACGCATCCGCCTGCCATCGAATGACAGCGTTGCAGTTCGATCTGCATTGTGCAGTTCACAGGCCCCACTGGGAATATCCAGGTCGCGCACAGTGATCTGTTTTGCCCGGATCCGGCGCAGCAACTCTTGGAGCATCGCCAAATCGGGACGGGGTTCGATGACGAGCTTCAAGGTGCCGCCGCAGGGAAGCCCGAATCGGTTCGCGTCGCCTTGAGCGACGCCGTAGACTGTGATCTGTGGCGTGGCATAGTCGAGCAGACCGCCATGTCGCACCTGCCGGATGAGATCGTCCTCAATGCAACCGCCCGACACCGAACCATAGATCTGGCCGTCATCGCGTATTGCCAGCCATGCGCCTTCAGGCCGGGGCGCCGAGCCCCAGGTTTGCACTACGGTGACCAATGCTACGCGCCGGCCGGCCTCCAGCCATTCAATGGAACGCGTCAGTACGGATAAATCGGTGCTATTCATGTAACGGAGAATGCCTTCTTATGTGACTGTTGCGGTGCACGCGCTTGCCTTGCACTAGTAGCGGCCCGGCGGTCCAGGAAAGCCCAGGACATCATGGAGCCGCCCATGCCGCCCATCATGCCGGCAAGCAGGGCGGTGGTGTTGTAGATTCCTTCGGCGGCGAGGACAGCGTGTGGCAAGAGGTAGCTGCCCAAGTTCATGCCCATGACCATCCAGGCGGCGCACGCCAGGCCGGACAGCAAATTGCTCGGTCGTCTCGTGACGAGCGCGGGCGCAAGGCTGCCGGCAAGCGTGCCCAGATGCATGAAGGGGAGGCAGATCCAATGCAAGCGGGTTATCTGGCCCAGGCTCAATGTGTCGGAGCCTGCGCACAGGCTGGTAAGCAGCGAGATGCCACCCTGGCTGGCATCCACAGCCATGCCGCCGAGCATACCCAGGCAGGCCAGCAGCATGCCACGGTTGGCAAGGGATCTGAAGGTGTTGCGCCTCATGGTGTGAACCCCCCCGGTTCAGCCAGACACTTCAGAATCCGGGCATAGTCTTGGGGAGTGTCCAGGTCCGATACGTATCCGTCGTGCGTGACTTCATGCAGATAGACGGCGTCCGGATTGTCTTGTATGAGCTTGCGGCAACCGAGCTTGCGCAAGCCCTGGAGGATCTCCGGAATGTGCTGGCTGTGGAACATCACGGGATTGCCGCGTTGTCCCTGGAAAGAGGGCACGAGTATCGAGCCGTAAGGTCTGTGTTGATAGGCGAGTGCAAGTTCAGCGTAGTCGTCGGACGAGAGCAGGATTTGGTCGGCGAGACACACCATGACGGCATCGCAGCCTGGCGTCAATGCGGCCAGGCCCGCGTTGACTGAAGTCATTTGGCCCTGTGCGTAATTGGGGTTATGGATGATGCGTACACTTAGCCCCTTCAGGGCGTCGGTAACCGGACCGTGGTTGTGGCCGGTAACGACAAGGACTTCATGCGCCCCAGATGCCGCGATGGCTTGGGTGCTTCTGCGCACAACAGGCTCAACAGGGGCTGGCAGCAGCATTTTGTGGCGGCCCTGCATCCGGAGGGACTCTCCTGCGGCAAGGATGATGGCAGAGAACTTCATGCTGGCGATGAACTGGACATTCGTTGGGCAATTTCCAGATATTTTTCGGGGTCATGATCGAACTTCGTCTTGCAGCCATTGCAGCAGAAGTAATGCGTGCCGCCGGCCACAGTAACCGTGTGCAGGGCGGTCGCCGGGTCGATGGCGCGCAGACATACCGGATTCACATACGATCCAACTGGCTGCGGGTCCATAGGGGCGGCGGCGCTCTGTACAGCGCCGGCTGCCTTGCGATGTTCGCGCACCAGTCCAGCTACGGCAGCCAGCGCGATTTCGGCTGGCGTGCGAGCCAGAATATCCGGCCCGGCAGGGCTTTCCAGGTCAGCCAGCCGTTGCTCGCTAATGCCCACGGATCGCATGGCAGCTATCAGGGCTTGGGCTTTGCGGCTGCTTGCAATAAGCAGCACTTTTCTGGCGGCGCTTCGGAGTGCGTCTTCCAGATTTCTTGCGTCGTCATTGCCTTGCGTGGCGACCAGAACGTAATCAGGGCCCGGTGTCGCGGTTTGCAAGTTATCCAAGGATATATGCCAGCCCAGGATGGCGGCCAGTTTAGCGGCTGCTGTCCCGGCGGGCGTCGACCCGGCGATGTAGAGGGTGGGCGGCGGGTTGACGGCTTGTATGAATAGATCAAGCGCGCCATTGCTGGCGCATGGCATGGCGTGATGCTCGGTGTCTGGATCGCTGATACCGCCGTCGTTGCTGATGCGGATCAACCTGGATCTTCCGCTTTGTAGCGCATCAAGGGCTACCTGCACCACGACTTCCTGTGCACAGCCCCCTCCTACCCATCCGCGCATGCGTCCGTCGGCCGTGATGATGGCCTGGGCCCCGACATACGCGGAGGTGGGCGATATGGCGCGCACGACTGTCGCCCAGGCGTAGGGCAGGTTCTGTCCAGAGAGATCGAGCGCCTCAGACAGGAGGCCAGTATCGAAGGAAGGCGGATTCATCTGCAGATCCTCAAGATGTCGGGCAAGGCCTTTTCCAGGCTTGCCAGATTGCCGGCCGGGAGCAGCCCGTCGATAAACGGCAGTGCCGCTTGCATGCATGCGGATGTCGGCGTGTAACCGGGACGGCTTGCCAGGGGGTTCAACCACAGAATCCGACGTGTCTGTCGGCGAATGGCGGTCAGCGCGGTGGTTATCGAATCGGCCGGGTCGGTGTCGTAGCCGTCGCTTGCGAT from Pollutimonas thiosulfatoxidans includes:
- a CDS encoding XdhC family protein → MNSTDLSVLTRSIEWLEAGRRVALVTVVQTWGSAPRPEGAWLAIRDDGQIYGSVSGGCIEDDLIRQVRHGGLLDYATPQITVYGVAQGDANRFGLPCGGTLKLVIEPRPDLAMLQELLRRIRAKQITVRDLDIPSGACELHNADRTATLSFDGRRMRSVYGPRWRLVLIGAGELSQCVAQIAMGADYDVVIIDPREEFLDGLSLAGVDLRRGMPDDTILELDIDPHTAIVALTHDPKLDDMALFEALKSAAFYVGALGSRRNTRIRKERLLEFDLTPTDIARLHGPTGLYLGARTPAEIAVAILAELTCAKYHVPIVQKRDP
- a CDS encoding nucleotidyltransferase family protein, whose protein sequence is MKFSAIILAAGESLRMQGRHKMLLPAPVEPVVRRSTQAIAASGAHEVLVVTGHNHGPVTDALKGLSVRIIHNPNYAQGQMTSVNAGLAALTPGCDAVMVCLADQILLSSDDYAELALAYQHRPYGSILVPSFQGQRGNPVMFHSQHIPEILQGLRKLGCRKLIQDNPDAVYLHEVTHDGYVSDLDTPQDYARILKCLAEPGGFTP
- a CDS encoding XdhC family protein, with the translated sequence MNPPSFDTGLLSEALDLSGQNLPYAWATVVRAISPTSAYVGAQAIITADGRMRGWVGGGCAQEVVVQVALDALQSGRSRLIRISNDGGISDPDTEHHAMPCASNGALDLFIQAVNPPPTLYIAGSTPAGTAAAKLAAILGWHISLDNLQTATPGPDYVLVATQGNDDARNLEDALRSAARKVLLIASSRKAQALIAAMRSVGISEQRLADLESPAGPDILARTPAEIALAAVAGLVREHRKAAGAVQSAAAPMDPQPVGSYVNPVCLRAIDPATALHTVTVAGGTHYFCCNGCKTKFDHDPEKYLEIAQRMSSSSPA